In one Grus americana isolate bGruAme1 chromosome 1, bGruAme1.mat, whole genome shotgun sequence genomic region, the following are encoded:
- the GJA3 gene encoding gap junction alpha-3 protein: MGDWSFLGRLLENAQEHSTVIGKVWLTVLFIFRILVLGAAAEEVWGDEQSDFTCNTQQPGCENVCYDKAFPISHIRFWVLQIIFVSTPTLIYLGHVLHIVRMEEKRKEKEEMKKKASVKDSNYPGAAASGGGGGGGSNNIKDPLGKKGKEKLPIRDERGRIRMGGALLRTYVFNIIFKTLFEVGFIVGQYFLYGFELKPVYQCSRSPCPHTVDCFISRPTEKTIFIIFMLVVASVSLLLNMLEIYHLGWKKLKQGMTSRYSLEMPVATMTPVMVTGESKPVALPPPAPPVVVTTAAPPPVLPDTRAVTPLLAPVTMTPYYATAAPRPRPPSNMASMASYPVAPSAPEERRRAVTPTPISTPVTIPTPIPTPTPAVINYFNSNSHVLAAGQNWVNMAAEQQGKVPSSSAGSTTPSSVQHPLPEQEEPLDQLLPPPAGPPIAAANSGSSTSLSGASGSKWDVEGEEELSEERPISAACTTVEMHEPPLLVDTRRLSRASKSSSCRARSDDLAV, translated from the coding sequence ATGGGTGACTGGAGCTTTCTGGGGAGACTGTTAGAGAATGCGCAGGAGCACTCCACAGTTATTGGCAAGGTTTGGCTGACGGTACTGTTTATCTTCAGGATACtggtgctgggggctgctgctgaggaggtCTGGGGAGATGAGCAGTCAGACTTTACATGCAACACTCAGCAACCTGGTTGTGAAAATGTCTGCTATGACAAAGCCTTCCCCATTTCTCACATCCGCTTCTGGGTGCTGCAGATCATTTTTGTTTCCACTCCAACCCTCATCTACTTGGGCCATGTGCTGCACATTGTACGcatggaggagaagaggaaagagaaagaagagatgaaaaagaaggCAAGCGTCAAAGACAGCAACtacccaggagcagcagcatctggtggtggtggtggagggggcAGCAATAACATCAAGGATCCTCTTGGcaaaaaggggaaggagaagctcCCAATTCGTGATGAACGTGGTAGAATCCGTATGGGGGGTGCCCTGCTCCGTACCTACGTCTTCAACATAATTTTCAAGACACTGTTTGAGGTGGGCTTCATTGTGGGCCAATACTTCCTATATGGCTTTGAGCTAAAGCCAGTCTACCAGTGCAGCCGCTCACCTTGCCCACATACTGTGGACTGCTTCATCTCAAGGCCCACTGAGAAGAccatcttcatcatcttcatgttGGTGGTGGCTTCTGTTTCCCTGCTGCTCAACATGCTTGAAATATATCACTTGGGGTGGAAGAAGCTTAAGCAGGGCATGACAAGCCGGTACAGCCTTGAGATGCCTGTCGCAACAATGACACCAGTCATGGTAACAGGGGAGTCCAAACCTGTTGCCCTTCCACCACCAGCGCCACCCGTGGTGGTAACGACTGCTGCGCCCCCCCCTGTTCTGCCTGACACCCGTGCTGTCACACCGCTGCTGGCTCCGGTGACCATGACACCGTATTATGCTACGGCTGCTCCAAGACCGCGGCCCCCCTCCAACATGGCCTCCATGGCCAGCTACCCTGTTGCTCCATCAGCTCCTGAGGAGAGGCGCCGTGCTGTGACTCCCACGCCTATCTCCACTCCTGTCACCATCCCGACCCCCATCCCCACGCCCACGCCAGCTGTCATCAACTACTTCAACAGCAACAGCCATGTCCTAGCAGCCGGGCAGAACTGGGTCAACatggcagctgagcagcagggGAAGGTGCCCTCCAGCTCAGCAGGCTCCACTACTCCCAGCAGTGTCCAGCATCCCCTTCCCGAGCAGGAAGAGCCACTGGACCAGCTACTCCCACCCCCAGCTGGGCCTCCCATTGCTGCAGCCAACagtggcagcagcaccagcctgagCGGGGCAAGTGGCAGCAAGTGGGATGTGGAGGGTGAGGAGGAGCTGTCAGAGGAACGGCCcatctcagctgcctgcaccaCCGTGGAGATGCATGAGCCACCGCTGCTTGTAGACACACGGCGCTTGAGCAGGGCCAGTAAGTcaagcagctgcagagccaggtCAGACGACCTGGCCGTGTAG